One genomic segment of Garra rufa chromosome 13, GarRuf1.0, whole genome shotgun sequence includes these proteins:
- the serpinb1 gene encoding leukocyte elastase inhibitor yields MEGLSRANSLFALDLYRALSAKNAEGNMFFSPLSISAALSMVYLGARGDTAKEMAKVLSFSSVSDVHSQFESLTSAINSPSASYILRLANRLYGEKTFSFLPEYLDSTLKLYHADLQAVDFIGASEESRQLINRWVEEQTENKIKDLIKSGMVTGMTRLALVNAIYFKGDWLQKFNAQDTKEMPFKINQNERRPVQMMYQKKKFPFNYVCDHRLQVLELPYVKEELSMLILLPEERQDGSDPLLQLESELTLDKLHEWTNRNNMDIHTEIIVHLPKFKLEVESSLAEILMGMGMTSVFQGPEADLTGMSSQGGLFLSAVAHKAFVDVNEEGTEAAAATAAIVAFCMLREEHFMADHPFLFFIRHNPTNSILFFGRFRGPS; encoded by the exons ATGGAAGGTCTCTCTCGTGCTAATAGTCTCTTCGCTCTGGATCTCTATCGAGCTCTGAGCGCAAAAAATGCTGAAGGAAACATGTTCTTTTCTCCACTGAGCATCAGCGCAGCGCTCAGTATGGTCTACTTGGGAGCCCGAGGAGACACTGCCAAAGAAATGGCAAAG GTTTTGTCCTTCAGTTCTGTCTCTGATGTTCACTCTCAATTTGAGAGTCTCACCTCAGCAATCAACAGTCCATCAGCTTCCTACATCCTCAGACTGGCCAACCGCCTCTATGGAGAGAAAACCTTCAGCTTCTTACCT GAGTATTTGGACTCCACTCTGAAGCTGTACCACGCTGACCTTCAGGCTGTGGACTTCATTGGAGCATCTGAAGAGTCACGACAGCTCATTAACAGATGGGTGGAAGAACAGACAGAGA ATAAAATCAAAGATCTTATCAAGTCGGGAATGGTGACCGGAATGACCCGACTAGCTCTGGTTAATGCCATCTACTTCAAAGGGGACTGGCTACAGAAATTTAATGCGCAAGACACTAAAGAAATGCCATTTAAAATAAACCAG AATGAGCGCCGGCCAGTGCAAATGATGTACCAGAAGAAAAAGTTCCCCTTCAACTATGTCTGTGACCACCGCTTGCAAGTGCTGGAGTTGCCATACGTAAAGGAAGAGCTCAGCATGTTGATCCTTCTTCCTGAGGAAAGACAGGATGGTTCTGACCCTCTTTTGCAG CTGGAGAGCGAGCTGACCCTTGACAAGCTGCATGAATGGACCAACAGAAACAATATGGACATCCATACAGAGATCATAGTCCACTTGCCAAAGTTCAAGCTGGAGGTTGAGAGCTCCTTAGCAGAAATCTTGATGGGGATGGGGATGACCTCTGTGTTTCAGGGTCCAGAGGCTGATCTGACAGGCATGAGCAGTCAGGGTGGCCTCTTCCTTTCGGCAGTGGCCCACAAGGCCTTTGTGGATGTAAATGAAGAGGGCACAGAGGCAGCAGCCGCTACGGCAGCCATTGTGGCATTCTGTATGTTACGAGAGGAGCACTTCATGGCAGATCACCCCTTCTTGTTCTTCATCAGGCACAACCCCACCAACAGCATCCTCTTCTTCGGCAGATTCAGGGGCCCGTCTTAA